In one window of Thalassotalea agarivorans DNA:
- the mnmA gene encoding tRNA 2-thiouridine(34) synthase MnmA, translating into MNLDPALVLKSVSGPQGDKKPEDIRVIVGMSGGVDSSVSAYLLQQQGYQVEGLFMKNWEEDDTDEYCAAAVDLEDAQKVCEKLGIKLHTINFATEYWDNVFEYFLEEYKAGRTPNPDIMCNKEIKFKAFLEFACEDLGADYIATGHYVQRELRDGHWKMIRGDDNNKDQSYFLYTLDEKQLGQTLFPVGHIEKPIVRQIAEQAGLVTADKKDSTGICFIGERKFKDFLAQYLPAQPGKIESAEGEVVGEHDGLMYHTLGQRKGLRIGGLANAGEEPWYVVEKDLKRNVLIVGQGNKHPRLFSKGLVANQLHWVDRLELEDDIKCTVKTRYRQQDVACTVSPLDNGEYKVMFDQDQAAVTPGQSVVFYQGDVCLGGGIIDTLIR; encoded by the coding sequence ATGAATTTAGATCCAGCGTTAGTGCTTAAATCAGTTAGTGGCCCTCAAGGCGACAAAAAACCAGAAGATATCCGTGTTATTGTCGGTATGTCTGGCGGTGTAGACTCTTCCGTTTCTGCTTATTTGCTGCAACAGCAAGGATATCAGGTGGAAGGTTTGTTTATGAAAAACTGGGAAGAAGACGATACTGACGAATATTGTGCCGCTGCAGTGGATCTAGAAGATGCTCAAAAAGTGTGTGAAAAGCTGGGCATCAAACTTCATACGATTAATTTTGCGACTGAGTATTGGGATAACGTATTCGAATACTTTCTTGAAGAATATAAAGCCGGTCGTACGCCAAATCCAGATATCATGTGTAACAAGGAAATCAAATTTAAAGCTTTCCTAGAGTTTGCCTGTGAAGATCTAGGCGCAGATTATATTGCGACGGGTCACTATGTTCAGCGCGAGTTGCGCGATGGACATTGGAAGATGATTCGTGGCGATGACAACAACAAAGATCAAAGTTACTTCCTCTACACCCTAGACGAAAAGCAACTGGGACAAACGCTTTTTCCAGTGGGTCATATTGAAAAACCAATCGTTAGGCAGATAGCAGAGCAAGCGGGCCTTGTAACGGCTGACAAAAAGGATTCAACTGGTATTTGTTTTATAGGCGAACGTAAGTTTAAAGACTTTTTAGCGCAATACCTACCAGCACAACCTGGCAAAATAGAATCTGCAGAAGGTGAAGTTGTTGGAGAGCATGACGGTTTGATGTACCACACACTTGGTCAACGTAAAGGTCTACGCATTGGTGGATTAGCTAATGCAGGTGAAGAACCATGGTATGTGGTAGAAAAAGACTTAAAACGTAATGTGCTTATTGTCGGCCAAGGTAACAAACACCCTCGCCTGTTTTCAAAAGGCTTAGTGGCTAACCAATTACATTGGGTCGACCGCCTTGAACTTGAAGATGATATTAAGTGCACAGTAAAAACGCGCTATCGCCAACAAGATGTAGCTTGTACCGTTTCGCCTTTAGACAATGGCGAGTATAAGGTGATGTTTGATCAAGACCAAGCAGCGGTAACACCGGGACAATCAGTTGTCTTTTACCAAGGAGATGTTTGCTTAGGTGGCGGCATCATAGATACATTAATCCGATAA
- a CDS encoding NUDIX hydrolase, with the protein MNKAQHDHGDSQFKPNATVAAVVHCQGKFLLVEELENGQVVYNQPAGHIEANEDIQSAMQRELKEETGLALLPDYFLGIYYFHRPELTLYFLRFTFVFDVSETFETQPQDDEIIACHWLTYEEIKAKKHQLRSAMVLDCIEDFLSGQKAPLSLIKSNL; encoded by the coding sequence ATGAATAAAGCCCAACATGACCACGGCGATAGCCAATTCAAACCCAATGCAACGGTAGCGGCTGTTGTACATTGTCAGGGAAAATTTTTACTGGTTGAAGAGCTTGAAAATGGCCAAGTTGTTTATAACCAGCCAGCAGGTCATATCGAAGCGAATGAAGACATTCAAAGCGCAATGCAGCGAGAGCTTAAAGAAGAAACTGGACTAGCGCTACTGCCCGACTACTTTTTAGGCATCTATTATTTTCACCGCCCCGAGCTAACCCTTTATTTTCTTAGGTTTACCTTCGTTTTTGACGTAAGTGAAACCTTTGAAACACAGCCCCAAGATGACGAAATCATTGCTTGTCACTGGCTTACATATGAAGAAATTAAAGCGAAAAAACACCAGTTGAGAAGCGCTATGGTGTTAGATTGTATTGAAGACTTTTTAAGCGGACAAAAGGCTCCTTTATCTTTGATTAAATCAAACTTGTAA
- a CDS encoding pseudouridine synthase, with product MKKSTTRRFRRPSTEKVRPALADRKIVLFNKPFNVLSQFTDDKNRETLANYIPVKDVYAAGRLDRDSEGLLLLTNDGVLQHKLTSPGKKTKKTYWVQVEGSPTQQDIAKLRTGVTLKDGPTLPAIVEIIDEPKVWPRNPPIRERANIPTTWLSITIVEGRNRQVRRMTANIGFPTLRLIRYKIGRWSIDNIANGEYKIVKATHE from the coding sequence TTGAAGAAGTCCACAACTAGGCGGTTTAGGCGCCCATCGACTGAAAAGGTACGACCAGCTCTAGCTGATCGAAAAATTGTATTGTTCAATAAACCGTTCAATGTACTGAGTCAATTTACCGACGATAAAAACAGAGAAACGCTTGCAAACTATATTCCCGTTAAGGACGTATATGCAGCAGGGAGACTCGATCGTGATTCTGAAGGGCTTTTGCTATTAACCAACGACGGCGTATTGCAACACAAGTTAACCTCGCCAGGTAAAAAGACGAAGAAAACCTACTGGGTACAAGTAGAAGGTAGTCCAACACAGCAAGATATAGCGAAACTAAGAACAGGGGTTACGCTCAAAGATGGACCAACCCTACCCGCTATAGTGGAGATTATTGACGAGCCTAAGGTTTGGCCAAGGAATCCGCCTATTCGAGAGCGTGCCAATATTCCAACAACGTGGCTTTCAATTACGATAGTTGAAGGACGAAATAGGCAAGTAAGAAGAATGACTGCCAATATTGGTTTCCCTACGTTAAGACTGATTCGATATAAAATAGGCCGTTGGAGCATAGATAACATTGCCAACGGTGAGTACAAAATTGTTAAGGCAACACATGAATAA
- a CDS encoding NADP-dependent isocitrate dehydrogenase, producing the protein MSKDKATIIYTITDEAPALATQSLLPIIQAYTASSDIAVDTRDISLAGRIIANFPKYLTEEQRISDALAELGDMAKTPEANIIKLPNISASIPQMKAAIKELQDKGYALPDYPEEPQNEAEASIKYTYDKIKGSAVNPVLREGNSDRRAPASVKQYARKNPHSMGAWSADSTSHVASMSDGDFYSSEQSTTIAGEQSVNIEFVAQDGTVTTLKENIALQDKEIIDASVMNKAKLVEFFEAETEKAKNEDVLLSLHMKATMMKVSDPVIFGHAVKVYYASVFEKHAETFEQLGVDANNGIGDVYTKIARLSDEKRAEIEADLQAVYDSRPPLAMVDSDKGITNLHVPSDVIIDASMPAAIRSSGQMWGPDGKQKDTKYMIPDRNYAGVYQAVIEFCKEHGAFDPTTMGTVPNVGLMAQKAQEYGSHDKTFILDAAGTVRVVNGAGDALLSHDVEAGDIWRMCQVKDAPIKDWVKLAVNRARLSETPAVFWLDENRAHDAQLIKKVNEYLPMFDTDGLDLRILTPVEATKFSLTRIKDGKDTISVTGNVLRDYLTDLFPILELGTSAKMLSIVPLMNGGGLFETGAGGSAPKHVQQFEKENHLRWDSLGEFLALAASLEHLSNTQGVTKAKVLADALDKATGEFLDSNKSPSRKVGELDNRGSHFYLAMYWAQALATQAEDSELQATFAPVAQALVNQEAKIVAELNDAQGPAQDIAGYYAPDQALASKAMRPSETLNTILASLL; encoded by the coding sequence ATGAGCAAAGATAAAGCCACTATTATTTACACGATTACTGATGAAGCGCCAGCGCTTGCAACGCAATCATTACTTCCAATTATTCAAGCATACACAGCATCGTCAGATATTGCTGTAGACACGCGTGATATTTCATTAGCGGGTCGTATTATTGCCAACTTTCCAAAATACTTAACTGAAGAGCAACGTATTTCTGATGCGTTAGCTGAGTTAGGGGATATGGCTAAAACTCCGGAAGCGAACATTATTAAATTGCCGAACATCAGTGCGTCAATTCCTCAAATGAAGGCTGCAATCAAAGAATTACAGGATAAAGGTTACGCGTTACCTGATTATCCAGAAGAGCCGCAAAACGAAGCAGAAGCGTCAATTAAGTACACCTATGACAAAATTAAAGGTAGTGCGGTTAACCCGGTATTACGCGAAGGTAACTCAGACAGACGAGCACCAGCTTCGGTTAAACAATACGCTAGAAAAAACCCTCATAGCATGGGTGCATGGTCAGCAGATTCAACATCACATGTAGCTAGCATGAGCGATGGTGATTTCTATTCAAGCGAACAATCAACAACTATTGCTGGTGAGCAATCAGTTAACATTGAATTTGTAGCGCAAGATGGCACGGTAACAACGCTAAAAGAAAACATTGCATTACAAGACAAAGAAATTATTGATGCGTCTGTGATGAATAAAGCTAAGTTAGTTGAGTTCTTTGAAGCAGAAACTGAAAAAGCGAAAAACGAAGATGTATTGCTTTCTTTGCATATGAAAGCAACCATGATGAAAGTATCTGATCCGGTTATTTTTGGTCATGCCGTAAAAGTCTACTATGCATCAGTATTTGAGAAGCATGCCGAAACATTTGAACAACTAGGTGTAGATGCCAACAACGGTATTGGCGACGTTTACACTAAAATAGCGCGTCTAAGTGATGAAAAACGCGCTGAAATAGAAGCTGATTTACAAGCTGTTTATGACAGCCGTCCACCGTTAGCTATGGTTGATTCAGACAAAGGCATTACTAACTTGCATGTACCAAGTGATGTAATCATTGATGCATCAATGCCTGCGGCTATCCGTTCTTCTGGTCAAATGTGGGGACCAGATGGCAAGCAAAAAGACACTAAATACATGATCCCAGATCGTAACTATGCTGGTGTATACCAAGCAGTTATCGAGTTCTGTAAGGAACATGGCGCATTTGATCCGACAACGATGGGTACAGTGCCTAATGTTGGTTTGATGGCTCAAAAAGCACAGGAGTATGGCTCGCACGACAAGACATTTATTCTTGATGCTGCAGGTACAGTGCGTGTTGTAAATGGCGCTGGTGACGCACTATTGTCGCATGATGTAGAAGCAGGTGATATCTGGCGTATGTGTCAAGTAAAAGACGCGCCGATTAAAGATTGGGTTAAATTGGCTGTTAACCGTGCTCGTTTAAGTGAAACACCAGCGGTATTTTGGTTAGATGAGAACAGAGCGCATGATGCGCAACTTATCAAAAAGGTAAACGAATATTTACCAATGTTTGATACTGATGGTTTAGATTTACGCATTCTTACGCCTGTTGAAGCGACTAAGTTCTCGCTTACTCGTATTAAGGATGGTAAAGACACTATCTCGGTAACGGGTAATGTACTCCGTGACTACTTAACAGATTTATTCCCAATCCTAGAGCTTGGTACGAGTGCAAAAATGCTTTCAATTGTGCCATTGATGAATGGTGGGGGTTTATTTGAAACAGGCGCCGGTGGTAGTGCTCCTAAGCATGTTCAACAATTTGAGAAAGAAAACCACTTACGTTGGGATTCATTAGGTGAATTCCTAGCGCTAGCTGCGTCTCTTGAACACCTTAGCAATACTCAAGGTGTTACTAAAGCTAAAGTACTTGCTGATGCACTAGATAAAGCAACAGGTGAGTTCCTAGACAGTAATAAGTCTCCGTCGCGCAAAGTAGGGGAGCTAGACAACCGTGGTAGTCATTTCTATCTTGCTATGTATTGGGCGCAAGCATTAGCTACACAAGCTGAAGATAGCGAGCTTCAAGCTACGTTTGCACCAGTTGCACAAGCACTTGTTAACCAAGAAGCTAAGATTGTGGCTGAACTAAACGATGCACAAGGTCCTGCTCAAGATATCGCAGGTTATTATGCACCAGACCAAGCCCTAGCGAGCAAGGCAATGAGACCGAGTGAAACATTAAATACGATTTTAGCAAGTCTGCTATAA
- the icd gene encoding NADP-dependent isocitrate dehydrogenase produces the protein MSSNITIPQDGQAITLEDGKLTVPNFPIIPFIEGDGIGVDVTPVMIDVVNAAVTKAYNNERAIRWMEVYAGEKATQVYDGETWLPEETLAMFEQYKVGIKGPLTTPVGTGMRSLNVAIRQLLDLYVCLRPVQWFTGVPSPVKQPQEVDMVIFRENSEDIYAGIEYQAGTAEADKLISFLQQEMGVQSIRFDQDCGIGIKPVSKEGSYRLVRQAIQYAIDNDRESVTLVHKGNIMKYTEGAFKQWGYEVAKQEFGAKLFNGGPWLSLTNPKTGKEIIIKDVIADAMLQQILLRPAEFSVIATLNLNGDYLSDALAAQVGGIGIAPGANLNDKVAVFEATHGTAPKYAGQNKVNPGSVILSAEMMLRHMGWLEAADLLIKGMSGAIAAKTVTYDFERLMDDATLVTSSEFGEAIINHM, from the coding sequence ATGAGCAGCAACATTACGATACCACAAGACGGTCAAGCCATTACCTTAGAAGATGGCAAGTTAACTGTACCTAATTTCCCTATTATTCCTTTTATCGAAGGCGATGGTATTGGTGTCGATGTAACACCAGTAATGATAGATGTGGTAAACGCTGCGGTCACTAAAGCCTATAACAACGAACGCGCTATTCGCTGGATGGAAGTGTATGCCGGTGAAAAAGCAACGCAAGTATATGACGGCGAAACCTGGTTACCTGAAGAAACATTAGCCATGTTTGAACAATATAAGGTGGGCATTAAAGGTCCACTAACCACGCCAGTGGGTACCGGTATGCGATCCTTAAATGTTGCTATAAGACAATTGCTTGATTTATATGTGTGTTTACGTCCCGTGCAATGGTTTACTGGCGTACCAAGCCCAGTAAAACAACCACAAGAAGTCGATATGGTGATTTTTCGCGAAAATTCAGAAGATATCTATGCGGGTATTGAATATCAGGCAGGCACCGCAGAAGCTGATAAACTGATTTCGTTTCTGCAACAAGAAATGGGCGTACAAAGTATCCGTTTTGATCAAGACTGCGGTATTGGTATAAAACCGGTATCTAAGGAAGGTTCGTATCGATTAGTACGTCAAGCGATACAATATGCGATAGACAACGATCGTGAATCCGTTACCCTTGTGCACAAAGGTAACATAATGAAGTATACCGAAGGCGCATTTAAACAATGGGGTTACGAGGTTGCGAAACAAGAGTTTGGTGCCAAGTTGTTTAACGGTGGTCCGTGGCTGTCGTTGACCAACCCTAAAACGGGTAAAGAGATCATCATTAAAGACGTAATTGCCGACGCAATGCTGCAACAAATATTGCTACGTCCAGCGGAGTTTAGCGTAATAGCAACCCTAAACTTAAATGGTGATTACTTGTCAGATGCACTGGCTGCGCAAGTAGGTGGTATTGGAATAGCGCCAGGGGCAAATCTAAACGATAAAGTGGCGGTGTTTGAAGCGACTCATGGCACAGCGCCTAAATATGCCGGACAAAACAAGGTTAATCCGGGGTCTGTTATCTTGTCTGCTGAGATGATGTTAAGGCATATGGGCTGGTTAGAAGCTGCTGATTTGCTGATCAAAGGAATGAGTGGGGCAATTGCTGCTAAAACAGTTACCTATGATTTTGAACGCTTGATGGATGATGCAACGCTAGTCACTAGTTCGGAATTTGGCGAAGCGATTATTAATCATATGTAG
- the cspD gene encoding cold shock domain-containing protein CspD has protein sequence MAHGTVKWFNNAKGFGFIRPSDGGEDIFAHYSTIQMDGYRTLKAGQDVTYELNEGPKGHHAASITPTEVESDE, from the coding sequence ATGGCTCACGGTACCGTTAAATGGTTTAACAATGCTAAAGGGTTCGGTTTCATCCGCCCATCGGATGGTGGCGAGGATATTTTCGCGCACTACTCTACGATTCAAATGGATGGATATCGTACACTGAAAGCGGGTCAAGATGTGACTTATGAGTTAAACGAAGGACCAAAAGGACATCACGCGGCGAGTATAACGCCAACAGAAGTAGAGTCGGACGAGTAA
- the clpS gene encoding ATP-dependent Clp protease adapter ClpS, whose translation MSGNKELSDHTELVKERIEQQVKKPPMYNVVLLNDDYTPMDFVVDVLCKFFNMNSDQATDVMLTIHYEGKGKCGTYTAEVAEMKVNQVSRYAKSHQHPLRCSMEQA comes from the coding sequence ATGAGCGGTAATAAAGAGCTTTCTGATCATACTGAGTTAGTCAAAGAGCGTATAGAACAACAGGTTAAGAAGCCTCCAATGTATAATGTTGTGCTTCTAAACGACGATTATACGCCAATGGATTTTGTTGTTGATGTGTTGTGCAAGTTTTTTAATATGAACTCAGATCAAGCAACAGACGTAATGCTTACTATACATTATGAAGGTAAAGGGAAGTGCGGTACCTACACTGCTGAAGTTGCCGAAATGAAGGTCAATCAAGTAAGCAGGTATGCAAAATCTCATCAACACCCATTACGCTGTTCCATGGAACAAGCCTAA
- the clpA gene encoding ATP-dependent Clp protease ATP-binding subunit ClpA, which produces MLNKDLEVSLNVAFRKAKESRHEFMTVEHLLLALLDNPSSNDALSACGADMHKLRTDLEQFIGETTPVIPEGDEERETQPTLGFQRVLQRAVFHVQSSGKSEVTGSNVLVAIFSEQESQAAYFLKKSDISRLDIVNYISHGISKPDEETVHEDVRPTEQEEPRTIENFAVNLNEEALKGNIDPLIGRQDEMERTLQVLSRRRKNNPLYVGEAGVGKTAIAEGLANLIVSDEAPVFLQEATIYSLDMGALLAGTKYRGDFEKRFKSLLKDLEKDKKAILFIDEIHTIIGAGAASGGMMDASNLIKPLLSAGKLRCIGSTTYQEYQSIFEKDRALARRFQKIDVTEPSVEDTTKILHGLKEKYEAHHGIKYTANALHAAAQLADKYINERFLPDKAIDIIDEAGAKQQLVSESKRKKQINNNDIEAIVAKMARIPEKSVSSSELDGLKTLDRNLKLVVFGQDHAIEELCSVIRLSRAGLGNDEKPVGSFIFAGPTGVGKTEVTQQLAKLMGVELLRFDMSEYMEKHAVSRLIGAPPGYVGYEQGGLLTDAVIKHPHAVVLLDEIEKAHSDVYNILLQVMDHGTLTDNNGRKADFRNVILVLTTNAGVAETQRKSIGFKQQDHSFDAKDEINRVFSPEFRNRLDNIVWFNHLSDEVIAQVVDKFIVELQAQLDEKGVSLELTKEAKRWLAQHGYDKAMGARPMARLIQEQLKKPLAHELLFGDLTKGGIAKISVKSDKLCVTCEQKKPLLEEHS; this is translated from the coding sequence ATGCTAAATAAAGACTTAGAAGTTTCGTTAAATGTAGCATTTCGAAAAGCGAAAGAGTCTCGTCATGAGTTTATGACGGTAGAGCATCTTCTATTGGCGCTGTTAGACAACCCATCTTCTAACGACGCGCTGTCGGCGTGTGGAGCCGATATGCACAAACTCCGTACAGACCTTGAACAATTTATTGGTGAAACAACACCTGTCATTCCTGAAGGTGACGAAGAAAGAGAAACGCAGCCAACGCTTGGATTCCAACGCGTATTGCAACGTGCGGTCTTTCACGTACAGTCATCAGGTAAAAGTGAAGTTACCGGCTCCAATGTACTGGTCGCTATTTTTAGTGAACAGGAGTCGCAAGCAGCTTATTTCTTGAAAAAGTCAGATATTAGTCGACTAGATATCGTTAACTATATTTCTCATGGCATCAGTAAACCTGACGAAGAAACAGTGCATGAAGACGTCAGGCCAACAGAGCAAGAAGAACCGCGCACGATAGAAAACTTTGCGGTTAACCTCAATGAAGAGGCGTTAAAAGGCAATATCGATCCATTGATTGGTCGCCAAGATGAAATGGAGCGTACCTTGCAGGTACTGTCTCGCCGTCGCAAAAACAATCCTTTATATGTTGGTGAAGCTGGTGTTGGTAAAACAGCTATCGCAGAGGGTTTAGCTAACTTAATCGTGTCGGATGAAGCGCCAGTGTTCTTGCAAGAAGCGACCATTTATTCGCTGGATATGGGCGCATTACTTGCAGGAACTAAATACCGAGGCGATTTTGAAAAACGCTTTAAGTCATTACTTAAAGATTTAGAAAAAGATAAGAAAGCCATACTGTTTATTGATGAAATCCACACCATTATCGGTGCAGGTGCTGCCTCTGGCGGTATGATGGATGCATCAAATTTGATTAAACCTTTGCTGTCTGCGGGTAAACTTCGCTGTATTGGTTCAACTACCTATCAGGAATACCAAAGCATTTTTGAAAAGGATAGGGCATTGGCGCGTCGCTTCCAGAAAATCGACGTGACAGAACCTAGCGTTGAAGACACAACCAAGATTTTGCATGGCTTAAAAGAAAAGTATGAAGCCCATCACGGCATCAAATATACTGCTAATGCTTTACACGCGGCAGCACAGCTTGCCGATAAGTATATTAATGAACGCTTTTTGCCAGACAAAGCCATCGATATAATCGACGAAGCCGGTGCTAAACAGCAACTGGTGAGTGAGTCTAAGCGCAAGAAACAAATTAACAATAATGATATTGAGGCTATTGTCGCTAAAATGGCGCGTATTCCTGAGAAATCAGTATCGTCATCTGAGTTAGATGGCCTTAAAACGTTAGACAGAAACCTGAAATTGGTTGTGTTTGGCCAAGATCACGCAATTGAAGAGTTGTGCAGTGTTATCCGTTTATCTCGCGCAGGTTTAGGTAATGATGAAAAGCCGGTAGGCTCGTTCATTTTTGCAGGACCTACAGGTGTTGGTAAAACGGAAGTAACGCAACAGTTAGCTAAACTAATGGGCGTGGAGTTGCTTCGCTTTGATATGTCTGAGTATATGGAGAAGCATGCCGTTAGTCGTTTAATTGGTGCACCACCAGGTTATGTTGGTTATGAGCAGGGTGGTTTGTTAACCGATGCTGTAATTAAGCATCCTCACGCTGTTGTATTGCTCGACGAAATTGAAAAAGCACATAGCGATGTTTATAACATTCTTCTGCAAGTAATGGATCACGGTACTTTAACCGATAACAACGGTCGTAAAGCAGATTTCCGTAATGTCATTTTGGTGTTAACCACGAATGCTGGTGTTGCTGAAACACAACGCAAATCAATTGGCTTTAAGCAACAAGACCACAGCTTTGATGCCAAAGACGAAATCAATCGCGTGTTCTCACCTGAATTTAGAAACCGTTTGGATAACATCGTTTGGTTTAATCACTTATCTGACGAAGTTATCGCGCAAGTGGTAGATAAATTTATCGTAGAACTGCAGGCACAGCTTGATGAAAAAGGTGTGTCGCTTGAGTTGACCAAAGAAGCTAAGCGTTGGTTAGCACAACATGGTTATGATAAAGCGATGGGTGCACGTCCAATGGCGCGCTTAATTCAAGAGCAACTTAAGAAGCCGCTTGCCCATGAACTCTTATTCGGTGATCTAACTAAAGGTGGTATTGCTAAGATCAGTGTCAAGAGCGACAAACTATGTGTAACCTGCGAGCAGAAAAAGCCATTGCTCGAAGAGCACTCTTAA
- the infA gene encoding translation initiation factor IF-1, which translates to MAKEENIEMQGTVLETLPNTMFRVELENGHVVTAHISGKMRKNYIRILTGDKVTVELTPYDLSKGRIIFRAR; encoded by the coding sequence ATGGCGAAAGAAGAAAATATTGAAATGCAAGGTACGGTGTTAGAGACCTTACCAAATACTATGTTCCGTGTTGAACTTGAAAACGGTCACGTTGTGACAGCTCATATTTCAGGTAAAATGCGTAAAAACTACATTCGTATCCTAACAGGCGATAAAGTAACGGTTGAATTAACACCTTACGATTTGTCTAAAGGCCGCATTATTTTCCGTGCAAGATAA
- a CDS encoding arginyltransferase produces MNYQFGLTKTFPCNYLPEQSERLLVAVDEALHNSEKYLWLLHNGFRRSGSSIYKPHCEACKACQSIRVVCKQFTPSKSQKRLAKKNKHFTVKVSHELKDSYFELYSQYIEAFHQDGSMFPAKYEQFNDFINSNVCDYVFLEIYDDTTLISVAVTDVFHNALSAVYTFYHPDYRKNSIGMYSILEQIKLANHWQKDLLFLGYQIDDCQKMNYKTKFYPHEKLIDNVWQITQVE; encoded by the coding sequence ATGAATTATCAGTTCGGTCTCACCAAAACCTTTCCGTGCAATTACTTGCCAGAGCAATCTGAGCGTTTATTGGTAGCAGTGGATGAAGCGCTCCACAATAGTGAAAAATACTTATGGCTTTTACATAATGGCTTCCGTCGCAGTGGCAGTTCTATCTACAAACCTCACTGCGAAGCTTGCAAGGCATGCCAATCTATTCGGGTGGTGTGTAAACAGTTTACGCCTAGCAAGAGTCAAAAACGCTTAGCAAAAAAGAACAAACATTTTACCGTTAAAGTTAGCCACGAATTAAAGGATAGCTATTTTGAACTATACAGCCAATATATAGAGGCTTTCCATCAAGATGGCAGCATGTTCCCTGCAAAATATGAACAATTTAACGATTTTATCAACTCGAATGTATGCGATTACGTGTTCTTAGAAATCTATGATGACACAACGCTTATCTCTGTTGCTGTAACCGATGTATTTCACAACGCGCTGTCTGCAGTTTATACCTTTTACCACCCCGACTATCGTAAAAATAGCATTGGCATGTACTCTATTCTTGAGCAAATAAAGTTAGCCAATCATTGGCAAAAAGACCTGCTTTTTCTTGGCTATCAAATCGACGATTGTCAAAAAATGAACTACAAAACAAAGTTTTATCCTCATGAAAAGCTCATTGATAACGTGTGGCAAATTACACAAGTAGAATAA
- the aat gene encoding leucyl/phenylalanyl-tRNA--protein transferase, with product MTSQALYWLSDESLTFPSHDYALSDPNGLLALGGDLSPQRIIAAYKHGVFPWFNEGDPIMWWSPNPRAILHCEDIHVNRTLAKFIRKRPFTVTINNAFSEVIDACSDAPFRQEESWITSDMITAYEQLHQLGFAHSIEVWQEDALVGGLYGVAINGYFSGESMFYSQANASKIALFALSKHLLLHGINMIDCQIQNDFLASMGSQEISRQHFLNQQSAAINQTVSSELWRPQTISY from the coding sequence ATGACAAGTCAGGCTTTGTATTGGCTCAGCGATGAAAGCCTGACATTCCCCTCCCATGATTACGCGTTAAGCGATCCAAACGGTTTACTTGCCTTAGGTGGTGATCTTTCACCGCAGCGCATTATTGCAGCATACAAGCACGGTGTATTTCCTTGGTTTAATGAAGGCGATCCAATTATGTGGTGGAGCCCGAACCCGCGGGCAATACTGCATTGCGAAGATATTCATGTAAATCGTACCCTAGCAAAGTTCATTCGAAAGCGCCCTTTTACCGTCACCATCAACAATGCTTTTAGCGAAGTTATTGATGCTTGTTCTGATGCACCTTTTCGCCAAGAAGAAAGTTGGATAACAAGTGACATGATTACAGCATACGAGCAGCTGCATCAATTAGGGTTTGCTCACTCTATTGAGGTATGGCAAGAAGACGCACTAGTCGGTGGACTTTATGGTGTTGCTATCAATGGCTACTTTTCAGGTGAATCGATGTTTTATAGTCAAGCCAACGCGTCAAAAATCGCCCTTTTCGCACTAAGTAAACATCTTTTATTGCACGGCATTAATATGATCGATTGCCAAATACAAAATGACTTTCTAGCTTCGATGGGCAGTCAGGAAATTTCGCGACAACACTTCTTAAATCAACAAAGCGCCGCCATTAATCAAACCGTTAGCAGTGAGCTTTGGCGACCACAAACGATTTCATATTAA